The Pseudomonadota bacterium genome includes the window GGAGGAACCGATGACTGAGGGCGAGCGCGCGCGATTCTGGCTCGAAGGGGGCTCCGAGCGGCTGCTGCCGCTGGTTCGGTGCACGGCGCTCGAGTGCCCGGGCGTGCGTCACGGGTTCGGTACGCGGTGGGAGGCAGGGCCGATGCCACCCTCGGGCTGGCGAGGCGTCCGGCAGGCCGCCCGCTCGTCGCAGCAGCTAGGGGCGCTTGCGCGCACGCTGGGCGTCTCCGCCGACGCGCTCTTCCACGTGCGCCAGGTGCATGGCGCGAACGTGGTCGCGGTGCCCGCGGGGGCCAAACCAGGCGACCTCGAGTCGATCGCCGCCGATGCGCTGATCACGGGTGAGCCGGGCACGGCGGTGGCGGTCAGCACCGCCGACTGCGTGCCGGTGCTGATGGCCGATGCGCGCCGCGGGGTCGTGGCGGCGGTGCACGCCGGTTGGCGCGGCCT containing:
- the pgeF gene encoding peptidoglycan editing factor PgeF, giving the protein MTEGERARFWLEGGSERLLPLVRCTALECPGVRHGFGTRWEAGPMPPSGWRGVRQAARSSQQLGALARTLGVSADALFHVRQVHGANVVAVPAGAKPGDLESIAADALITGEPGTAVAVSTADCVPVLMADARRGVVAAVHAGWRGLAQGVLEATVDRLVAEWGASLEDLVAVAGPAIGSEAYEVGAEVVAALGHLALAWSRPAPDRPPHLDLRAAAGELLRRRGVGHFAASPHCTMRDAALFYSYRREGAETGRQLNAIALLPRS